One genomic window of Nitrosomonas sp. Is35 includes the following:
- a CDS encoding DUF927 domain-containing protein → MSTIPFIKRIASAGLDNIDAILRHWLPNGQRQGHEYLPLNPKRSDSAPGSFSINLNTGAWSDFACDAKGLDLVALVAYLEGETQGKAARRLAVFLGIELEESSPPKCAGSDSKPSGNGKASTGRKESGSVKNPGGDDDGWQCIMPVPDDAPKPPAAHPKHGKPSKRYPYHDPDGRVNFYHYRYDKPKGEKKQFSPLTLWQKGNKYEWRFKVPPGLRPVYGLPGLLQFPDAACWFTEGEKAAEALQKLLPDHPVLCWQGGSQAVEKSDYSPLARRDCVIFPDYDLPGKKAANDLMKRLTAAGARSVRVLDVDRLERAAGEPLQPGDDAADLVACGWDAAQFGDFIKREDAFLPDANPGAGQSKPVSKPEEPQAEAVQRGFELFDDGLYFLEPTKDGRLRRRKVCARLEVLALARDTDSREWGTLVRFADPDNKVKQLVIPARSFNGDGLEASGRLLSEGLTIAPKSRQLVIEYLQTQNPEKRARITNRTGWHGIGDDLVFVMPDGSIGQSDDEWLFSDSKPDSSLFRQRGTLKQWREHVAALCVGNSRLTFAVSVAFAAPLLHLIEMESGGFHYRGTTSSGKTSALTVAGSVCGSPEYLQRWRSTDNGLESTALSHCDAILTLDELKMIDARIAGESAYMLANGAAKVRANVTGGARSTAKWRLLFLSAGELSLAQHVAESGKKTPSGAELRMADVPADAGQGLGCFENLHGFENGHEFAKALNAAVNKYYGTAFPTFIEQVLKHRETLRESLFDARQKFEKATLSNAASGQAQRVAARFALAGAAGELATDWGITGWQPGASMQSAITCFKAWLQAFGGEGNKEDRAMIAQVRHFLELHGESRFTDIERTVVDDNHTPRTMNKAGFREKNHESNLEYYCYPEVFKAEICKGFDYKAVARLLIDRGFMKGDGKNLQPKVNLPGEGRKRVFHILPTIWESESD, encoded by the coding sequence ATGTCCACGATTCCCTTCATTAAACGGATTGCCTCCGCTGGGCTGGATAACATCGATGCCATTTTGCGGCATTGGTTGCCCAATGGCCAGCGTCAAGGGCATGAATACCTGCCGCTGAATCCGAAGAGATCGGACAGCGCGCCGGGTTCGTTTTCAATCAACTTGAACACCGGCGCATGGAGTGATTTTGCTTGCGATGCGAAGGGGCTTGACCTGGTGGCACTGGTTGCCTATCTGGAAGGCGAAACCCAAGGAAAGGCCGCCCGCCGCTTGGCGGTTTTTCTGGGTATCGAACTGGAAGAAAGCAGTCCGCCAAAATGCGCCGGAAGCGATTCCAAACCATCCGGCAACGGTAAGGCATCAACCGGCCGTAAAGAATCAGGCAGCGTTAAGAATCCCGGCGGTGATGATGACGGCTGGCAGTGCATTATGCCGGTTCCCGATGATGCACCCAAGCCGCCGGCCGCACACCCGAAACACGGGAAGCCGTCAAAGCGTTATCCGTATCATGATCCGGATGGCCGCGTTAATTTCTATCATTACAGATATGACAAGCCCAAGGGTGAAAAAAAGCAATTCAGCCCGCTGACGCTTTGGCAAAAAGGCAATAAGTACGAATGGCGGTTTAAGGTTCCGCCAGGATTGCGCCCGGTGTACGGCTTGCCTGGATTGCTGCAATTCCCTGATGCCGCTTGCTGGTTTACCGAAGGCGAAAAGGCGGCCGAAGCCTTGCAAAAGCTGCTGCCCGATCATCCTGTATTGTGCTGGCAAGGCGGAAGCCAAGCCGTGGAGAAATCGGATTATAGCCCGCTTGCCAGACGTGATTGCGTGATCTTCCCGGATTACGATCTACCCGGTAAGAAAGCCGCCAATGATTTGATGAAGCGGTTAACGGCTGCGGGTGCGCGCTCGGTACGGGTGTTGGATGTCGACCGATTGGAACGCGCAGCCGGTGAACCATTGCAGCCGGGAGACGATGCCGCCGATTTGGTGGCGTGCGGCTGGGATGCTGCCCAGTTCGGTGATTTCATCAAGCGTGAGGATGCATTCCTACCTGATGCCAATCCCGGCGCCGGGCAATCAAAGCCAGTCAGCAAACCGGAAGAGCCGCAAGCGGAAGCCGTGCAACGGGGATTTGAATTGTTCGATGACGGCCTGTACTTTCTGGAACCGACTAAAGACGGGCGGTTACGCCGCCGCAAGGTGTGCGCACGGCTGGAAGTGCTGGCATTGGCAAGGGATACGGATTCAAGGGAATGGGGTACGCTGGTTCGTTTCGCCGATCCGGATAACAAGGTTAAGCAATTGGTGATCCCTGCCCGTTCGTTCAATGGCGATGGATTGGAAGCTTCAGGCCGTTTGTTATCCGAAGGCTTGACCATCGCGCCCAAGTCCCGGCAATTGGTCATCGAATACCTGCAAACGCAAAACCCTGAGAAACGGGCAAGGATAACCAATCGCACCGGCTGGCATGGTATCGGTGATGATTTAGTTTTTGTCATGCCGGATGGTTCCATAGGGCAATCCGATGATGAGTGGCTATTTAGTGATAGCAAGCCTGATTCCAGTCTATTCCGGCAACGTGGCACGCTGAAGCAATGGCGGGAGCATGTAGCTGCCTTGTGCGTAGGCAATAGCCGATTGACGTTTGCGGTATCCGTTGCCTTTGCCGCGCCGCTGCTGCATCTGATCGAAATGGAATCGGGCGGTTTTCATTACCGGGGCACTACTTCCAGCGGCAAGACTAGCGCTTTAACCGTTGCCGGTAGCGTGTGCGGTTCACCTGAGTATTTGCAGCGGTGGCGGTCAACGGATAACGGACTGGAAAGCACCGCCCTTTCACATTGCGATGCAATCCTGACCTTGGATGAATTGAAAATGATCGATGCCCGGATTGCCGGGGAATCGGCTTACATGCTGGCGAACGGTGCGGCCAAGGTTCGGGCGAACGTGACCGGCGGCGCACGCAGTACCGCTAAATGGCGGTTGCTGTTCTTATCCGCCGGTGAGTTGAGTCTAGCCCAGCATGTGGCGGAATCTGGCAAGAAAACACCCAGCGGCGCTGAATTGCGCATGGCGGATGTTCCGGCCGATGCCGGGCAAGGGTTGGGCTGCTTTGAGAATCTGCACGGCTTCGAGAACGGGCACGAATTCGCCAAAGCATTGAATGCGGCCGTCAATAAATACTATGGGACGGCCTTCCCTACTTTCATTGAACAAGTACTGAAACACCGGGAAACGTTGCGGGAATCGCTCTTCGATGCCCGGCAAAAGTTCGAGAAGGCAACGCTTAGCAATGCCGCCAGTGGACAGGCGCAACGGGTAGCGGCAAGGTTTGCCCTTGCGGGTGCTGCGGGTGAGCTGGCTACCGATTGGGGCATTACCGGCTGGCAGCCGGGTGCATCGATGCAATCCGCCATCACTTGCTTTAAGGCTTGGCTTCAGGCTTTTGGCGGTGAAGGCAATAAAGAAGATCGGGCAATGATTGCACAGGTTCGCCACTTTCTGGAATTGCATGGTGAATCACGGTTCACCGATATTGAACGCACTGTGGTTGACGATAACCACACACCGCGCACGATGAATAAGGCGGGGTTCCGTGAAAAGAATCATGAAAGTAATCTTGAGTATTACTGCTATCCGGAAGTATTCAAGGCGGAAATATGCAAGGGCTTTGATTATAAGGCGGTTGCGCGATTGCTGATCGACCGGGGATTTATGAAAGGCGATGGGAAGAATCTTCAGCCTAAAGTTAACTTGCCGGGTGAAGGCCGGAAGCGTGTTTTTCATATCCTTCCAACAATCTGGGAGAGCGAAAGTGATTGA
- a CDS encoding AlpA family transcriptional regulator has protein sequence MNQTAPTPQHHLNPDAGQSPATSTTERLLPLPEVESRSGFKSSFIYQLIKEGKFPKPIKIGAASRWRESEIQQWIHDQINGASGKNAEVQA, from the coding sequence ATGAATCAAACAGCACCAACCCCGCAGCACCACTTAAACCCTGATGCCGGGCAATCGCCAGCAACATCAACAACTGAGCGGCTTCTACCCCTTCCTGAAGTCGAATCACGATCCGGGTTCAAATCCAGCTTCATCTATCAGCTAATCAAAGAAGGCAAATTCCCCAAACCAATAAAGATTGGAGCGGCCAGCCGATGGCGTGAGTCTGAGATTCAGCAATGGATTCACGATCAAATCAATGGTGCATCCGGCAAGAATGCAGAGGTGCAAGCATGA
- a CDS encoding tyrosine-type recombinase/integrase: MAIKEALTDLACKNATVEGGKIRKLHDGQGLYLWVYEDGRKYWRLRYKIHDREKSLSLGVYPVVGLKQARQLAQVERVKLSGNIDPSIDRQINKQKAKEAAANSFEAVAREWSAKQTHTWVKSHAKDVLRRLESNVFPYIGMYPISTIEAPQLLNMIRIIEQRGSYDLAHRVLGVCGQVFRYGVSTSRCTRDPSGDLRGALTPHKKKNQAAVKPEELPELLRAIATYENIGDRQTQLALRLLALTFVRTNELIGALWEEFDLTNALWIVPATRMKMKTEHVVPLTHQALTILTELKTIAGDSRYLLPGRNPNKPISNNTLLFALYRLGYKGKMTGHGFRAVASTALNESGLFNPDAIERQLAHGERNEIRGAYNRAEYLPERKRMMMWWGNHIEALEKGAEVIPLFGKTV; the protein is encoded by the coding sequence ATGGCCATAAAAGAGGCACTGACTGACTTAGCTTGCAAGAATGCAACCGTTGAAGGTGGCAAGATACGCAAGCTGCACGATGGCCAAGGGCTATATCTTTGGGTTTATGAAGACGGCCGCAAGTATTGGCGGCTGCGCTATAAGATTCATGACAGGGAAAAATCTTTATCCCTTGGCGTTTATCCTGTTGTAGGGTTAAAGCAAGCAAGGCAGCTTGCACAAGTTGAGCGTGTCAAGCTGTCCGGCAATATCGATCCATCCATTGATCGCCAGATCAATAAGCAGAAAGCCAAGGAAGCCGCCGCCAATAGCTTTGAAGCTGTCGCCCGTGAATGGTCTGCCAAGCAAACACACACTTGGGTAAAAAGCCATGCAAAAGATGTACTGAGACGGCTTGAAAGCAATGTGTTTCCCTATATCGGAATGTACCCTATCAGCACGATTGAAGCCCCGCAATTGCTAAACATGATCCGCATCATTGAACAACGCGGTTCTTATGATCTGGCGCATAGAGTGCTGGGGGTATGCGGGCAAGTATTCCGCTATGGTGTATCGACAAGCCGTTGCACCCGTGATCCTTCCGGCGATCTACGCGGCGCACTTACACCACACAAAAAGAAAAACCAGGCCGCCGTCAAACCGGAAGAGCTGCCGGAACTACTGCGGGCAATCGCTACCTATGAAAACATCGGTGACCGCCAGACACAGCTTGCCTTGCGATTGCTGGCTTTAACCTTCGTCCGCACCAATGAACTGATTGGCGCGTTATGGGAAGAGTTTGATTTAACCAATGCGTTATGGATTGTACCGGCTACACGCATGAAGATGAAAACCGAGCATGTAGTACCCCTCACCCATCAAGCACTGACCATACTGACTGAATTGAAAACCATCGCCGGGGATAGCCGCTACCTGCTGCCCGGCAGAAACCCAAACAAACCCATCAGCAATAATACTTTGCTCTTTGCCCTGTACCGTCTTGGCTATAAAGGCAAAATGACCGGGCACGGCTTCCGGGCGGTTGCTTCCACTGCATTGAACGAATCCGGCCTATTCAACCCCGATGCCATTGAGCGGCAATTGGCACACGGAGAAAGGAATGAAATCAGAGGCGCATACAATCGGGCGGAATACTTACCGGAAAGGAAAAGAATGATGATGTGGTGGGGTAACCATATCGAAGCATTGGAAAAGGGAGCGGAAGTCATTCCGCTTTTCGGAAAAACGGTTTGA
- a CDS encoding ATP-binding protein: protein MKHSKSFWSDPEVASLERVRISTNRDMAGRMRWGGMFYVLCCSAIILTSTVLSAQPYSVVFVMIFLALAILRLIIYKQVTGSHLNNQSRIEWSISAIYIATSFTWGVFLSWIFLSINAIDNGAILAIISTVGFIAGGIAATSPRIRLMLVFALLVYAPSLISLVLFIPDDSGWVMLIIGLAYFVFSVHNGKLQHENYWIARQQAVQLEKQAVDLEQARLQAENANRAKSAFLAAMSHEIRTPMNGVLGMTEILATTRLNPEQVNHLNVIRNSGRTLLRIIDDILDFAKIEAHKLSIVNRSFDLPGLIDEVHALFRTKAKETPVNFIVSFDCHPSHNLIGDPDRIKQILFNLLGNAFKFTQQGEVKLLISCTEITDRSGIALELTVTDTGIGISAENQARLFQEFSQVGEATQHIRGTGLGLVITRNLLSLMGGSITVSSEIGAGSRFCACLPLRYEITGAALAKPNELPKTRSQTVTEDRPRILVVEDNDVNQLVSKAMLERLNCEVTLVNNGVEAIDAFSSRRFDLILMDCNMPVMDGFEATRQIRALEQQKNLTPVPIVALTAHALDHIKQECFAAGMDGHLSKPFDVAQLDKILQQFSSIQLIQPQDGKNSA, encoded by the coding sequence TTGAAGCATAGCAAAAGTTTCTGGTCGGATCCGGAGGTGGCAAGTCTTGAACGGGTACGTATCAGCACCAATCGGGATATGGCGGGGCGCATGCGGTGGGGTGGGATGTTTTATGTGCTCTGTTGCAGTGCCATTATATTGACGTCGACTGTACTGAGCGCGCAGCCGTATAGCGTTGTCTTCGTTATGATTTTTCTGGCTTTAGCCATACTGCGTTTAATCATTTATAAGCAGGTAACCGGTTCGCATTTAAATAATCAATCCCGGATTGAATGGTCAATTTCAGCGATCTATATTGCAACCTCATTCACTTGGGGTGTTTTCCTAAGCTGGATTTTTCTATCGATCAATGCCATCGATAACGGGGCAATCCTAGCGATTATTTCCACGGTGGGTTTTATCGCCGGGGGTATCGCAGCGACTTCGCCGCGCATCCGCCTCATGCTTGTTTTTGCCCTGCTGGTTTATGCACCGAGCTTGATCAGTCTCGTGTTATTTATTCCCGATGATAGCGGCTGGGTAATGCTGATCATCGGACTGGCTTACTTTGTTTTTTCCGTGCACAACGGTAAGTTGCAGCATGAGAATTACTGGATTGCACGGCAGCAGGCGGTTCAGTTGGAAAAGCAAGCAGTGGATTTAGAGCAAGCGCGGCTGCAAGCGGAGAATGCCAACAGAGCGAAATCGGCTTTCCTGGCGGCGATGAGTCACGAAATTCGCACGCCGATGAACGGTGTGCTGGGCATGACGGAGATACTCGCAACGACCCGGCTAAACCCGGAGCAAGTCAATCATTTGAATGTAATCCGTAATTCCGGACGGACTCTGCTGCGGATTATCGATGATATTCTGGATTTTGCCAAAATAGAGGCGCACAAACTGAGTATCGTGAACCGTTCGTTTGATTTGCCTGGATTGATTGATGAGGTTCATGCATTATTTCGCACCAAAGCAAAAGAAACACCGGTAAATTTCATAGTCAGTTTCGATTGTCATCCTTCCCATAACCTGATTGGCGATCCGGACCGGATCAAGCAAATTTTATTTAATTTGCTTGGCAATGCATTCAAGTTTACTCAGCAAGGTGAGGTTAAATTATTGATCAGTTGCACAGAGATTACAGATCGCAGCGGTATTGCATTGGAGCTGACGGTAACGGATACCGGGATTGGTATTTCCGCCGAGAATCAGGCACGGCTGTTCCAGGAGTTTTCGCAAGTCGGCGAAGCGACTCAACATATTCGCGGTACCGGGCTTGGGCTTGTGATCACCCGCAACTTGTTATCATTGATGGGCGGCTCCATTACGGTATCCAGTGAAATCGGCGCGGGATCGAGGTTCTGCGCATGCCTGCCGTTGCGCTATGAAATTACCGGCGCCGCGCTAGCGAAACCCAATGAATTACCGAAAACGCGATCCCAAACTGTGACTGAAGATCGCCCCCGCATTTTGGTGGTTGAAGATAACGATGTGAATCAGTTAGTCAGTAAAGCGATGCTGGAGCGTTTAAACTGTGAAGTGACCTTGGTTAATAATGGTGTCGAAGCGATTGACGCCTTTTCTTCCCGGCGCTTCGATTTGATTCTGATGGACTGTAACATGCCCGTTATGGATGGATTTGAGGCGACGCGGCAAATACGCGCGCTTGAGCAGCAAAAAAATTTAACACCCGTACCCATTGTGGCCTTGACAGCCCATGCACTGGATCACATCAAGCAAGAATGTTTTGCCGCCGGGATGGATGGGCATCTCAGCAAGCCGTTTGACGTTGCGCAACTGGACAAAATATTGCAGCAGTTTTCCTCAATTCAGTTGATCCAACCGCAGGATGGTAAAAATTCTGCCTGA
- a CDS encoding NUDIX hydrolase has translation MIWKPNVTVAAVVEHDGKYLLVEEEPEAGAGLFLNQPAGHLDPGESIIQGAIRETLEETAYTFVPEYLVGIYQWHSHRVDTTYIRFAFGGHVTHHDPELVLDTGILQASWYSLDEVNQMIQQHRSPLVMQCIRDHLAGKRYPLELLTHYES, from the coding sequence ATGATCTGGAAACCCAATGTGACGGTTGCGGCCGTTGTTGAACACGATGGTAAATACCTGCTGGTTGAGGAAGAACCCGAAGCTGGCGCCGGTTTATTTTTAAATCAGCCGGCAGGGCATTTGGATCCGGGAGAGTCCATTATTCAAGGCGCCATACGGGAAACGCTGGAGGAAACGGCATATACCTTTGTTCCCGAATATCTGGTGGGCATTTATCAATGGCATTCGCATCGCGTCGATACTACGTATATCCGTTTCGCGTTCGGCGGGCATGTGACGCATCACGATCCGGAACTTGTACTGGATACGGGCATTTTGCAGGCTTCTTGGTATAGTCTGGATGAAGTGAATCAAATGATTCAGCAGCACCGCAGTCCGCTGGTGATGCAATGTATTCGTGATCATTTGGCAGGTAAACGCTATCCATTGGAACTGCTGACACACTATGAGTCGTAA
- the mnmA gene encoding tRNA 2-thiouridine(34) synthase MnmA encodes MKKYRVVIGMSGGVDSSVAAYLLKQQGYDVVGLFMKNWEDDDTDEYCSSRQDFLDAVSVADVIDIPIEVVNFSTEYKDRVFSHFLAEYQAGRTPNPDVLCNAEIKFKAFLDHAHKLGADYIATGHYAQVREVGGVFQLLKGEDGTKDQSYFLYRLNQTQLANTLFPVGHLYKREVRKIAKELNLPNSAKKDSTGICFIGERPFREFLNRYLPHEPGEIQTPEGKVIGQHVGLMYYTIGQRQGLGIGGTRDGNDEPWFVSAKDMTRNVLIAVQGHDHPDLLRPSLKATDLTWISGKQPHCNWVYAAKTRYRQVDAPCAIIELAQNHCQIDFAQQQWAITPGQSVVIYESRVCLGGGVIAE; translated from the coding sequence ATGAAAAAGTACCGTGTTGTCATTGGCATGTCCGGTGGTGTTGACTCGTCTGTGGCGGCGTACTTGCTCAAGCAACAGGGCTATGACGTTGTTGGTCTGTTCATGAAAAACTGGGAAGACGACGATACCGATGAATATTGCTCTTCCCGCCAGGATTTTCTCGATGCGGTATCGGTTGCGGATGTTATCGATATTCCGATTGAAGTAGTCAATTTTTCCACTGAATACAAAGACCGGGTTTTTTCCCATTTCCTGGCCGAGTATCAAGCGGGGCGGACGCCCAATCCCGATGTGCTGTGTAACGCCGAAATCAAATTCAAGGCTTTTCTGGATCATGCGCATAAACTGGGGGCGGATTATATTGCAACAGGCCACTATGCGCAGGTGCGTGAAGTTGGTGGCGTATTTCAGTTATTGAAGGGCGAAGACGGCACTAAAGATCAAAGTTATTTTTTGTATCGCCTCAATCAAACACAACTCGCCAATACCTTATTTCCGGTCGGGCATTTGTATAAGCGCGAGGTGCGCAAGATCGCTAAGGAATTGAACTTACCCAATTCTGCCAAAAAAGACAGTACCGGTATTTGCTTCATCGGCGAACGCCCTTTCCGTGAGTTTCTCAATCGCTATCTGCCGCACGAACCGGGGGAAATTCAAACGCCAGAAGGCAAAGTGATCGGCCAGCACGTGGGATTGATGTATTACACCATCGGCCAGCGGCAAGGACTCGGCATCGGCGGCACACGCGATGGCAACGATGAGCCGTGGTTCGTATCTGCCAAGGATATGACCCGGAATGTATTGATTGCAGTGCAAGGCCATGATCATCCGGATTTGCTCCGTCCATCGTTGAAAGCCACTGATTTGACCTGGATTAGCGGTAAGCAGCCGCACTGTAATTGGGTCTATGCCGCTAAAACACGCTACCGCCAGGTTGATGCTCCCTGTGCAATCATTGAATTGGCTCAAAATCATTGTCAGATCGATTTCGCTCAACAGCAATGGGCCATCACACCGGGACAGTCAGTCGTGATTTATGAAAGTAGAGTCTGTCTCGGCGGTGGAGTCATCGCGGAGTAA
- the groES gene encoding co-chaperone GroES: MKIRPLHDRVIVKRLEDERKTASGIVIPDSAAEKPDQGEILAIGKGKVGDDGKVCPLEVKVGDKVLFGKYAGQSVKVQGEELLVMREEDIMGVIEG, encoded by the coding sequence ATGAAAATTCGCCCTTTGCATGATCGTGTGATTGTCAAGCGATTGGAAGATGAACGCAAAACCGCTTCAGGTATTGTTATCCCGGACAGCGCTGCAGAAAAACCTGATCAAGGTGAGATTCTCGCAATAGGAAAAGGAAAAGTCGGCGATGATGGAAAAGTGTGTCCATTGGAAGTTAAAGTGGGCGATAAAGTATTGTTCGGGAAATATGCCGGACAGTCTGTCAAAGTTCAAGGTGAAGAACTTTTGGTCATGCGGGAAGAAGATATCATGGGTGTAATTGAAGGCTAA
- the groL gene encoding chaperonin GroEL (60 kDa chaperone family; promotes refolding of misfolded polypeptides especially under stressful conditions; forms two stacked rings of heptamers to form a barrel-shaped 14mer; ends can be capped by GroES; misfolded proteins enter the barrel where they are refolded when GroES binds), producing the protein MSAKEVKFGDSARHRMVAGVNILADAVKVTLGPKGRNVVLDRSYGAPTITKDGVSVAKEIELKDKFENMGAQMLKEVASKTSDVAGDGTTTATVLAQAIVKEGMKYVAAGMNPMDLKRGIDKAVTAAVGELKKLSKPCATAKEIAQVGSISANSDTEIGKIIADAMDKVGKEGVITVEDGSGLQNELEVVEGMQFDRGYLSPYFVSSAEKQIALLDNPFVLLHDKKISNIRDLLPVLEQVAKAGKPLLIIAEDVDGEALATLVVNNIRGILKTCAVKAPGFGDRRKAMLEDIAILTGGTVIAEEVGLTLEKATLNDLGQAKRIEVGKENTTIIDGAGDAKAIEARVKQIRTQIEEATSDYDKEKLQERVAKLAGGVALIKVGAATEVEMKEKKARVEDALHATRAAVEEGVIPGGGVALLRTIPIVKKTKGDNHDQDAGIKIVLRALEEPLRQIVTNCGDEPSVVVNKVTEGQGNFGYNAATSEYGDLVAMGVLDPTKVTRSALQNAASVASLMLTTDAMVAELPKEEAPAGGGMGGMGGMGGMGGMDM; encoded by the coding sequence ATGTCAGCAAAAGAAGTGAAGTTTGGTGATTCAGCACGTCATAGAATGGTAGCCGGTGTTAATATTTTAGCTGATGCGGTTAAAGTGACACTAGGTCCGAAAGGCCGGAATGTAGTGTTGGATCGCTCTTATGGCGCGCCAACGATTACCAAGGACGGTGTTTCAGTTGCGAAAGAAATCGAATTAAAAGACAAATTCGAAAATATGGGCGCACAGATGCTGAAGGAAGTGGCCAGCAAAACATCAGATGTTGCAGGCGATGGAACCACCACTGCAACCGTGTTAGCGCAAGCGATTGTCAAAGAAGGCATGAAATATGTTGCCGCCGGCATGAACCCAATGGATCTCAAACGGGGTATTGATAAAGCCGTGACTGCTGCTGTCGGAGAATTGAAAAAACTGTCGAAACCTTGTGCGACAGCGAAAGAAATCGCGCAAGTGGGCAGTATTTCCGCGAACTCCGATACCGAAATCGGCAAAATTATTGCCGACGCAATGGACAAAGTCGGTAAAGAAGGCGTGATCACGGTAGAAGACGGCTCCGGATTGCAAAATGAGCTGGAAGTCGTGGAAGGTATGCAATTTGATCGTGGCTATCTATCACCTTATTTTGTCAGCAGCGCGGAAAAACAAATTGCACTGCTCGATAATCCATTTGTTTTACTGCACGACAAAAAGATCTCCAACATTCGCGATTTATTGCCGGTATTGGAACAAGTTGCAAAAGCAGGCAAGCCTTTGTTAATTATTGCTGAAGATGTCGATGGCGAAGCGCTGGCTACACTCGTGGTCAACAACATTCGCGGTATTCTGAAAACCTGCGCGGTCAAAGCGCCTGGTTTCGGTGATCGCCGCAAAGCCATGCTGGAAGATATTGCCATCTTGACCGGCGGTACTGTGATTGCGGAAGAAGTGGGCCTGACCCTTGAAAAAGCGACGCTCAATGACTTAGGACAAGCAAAACGTATCGAAGTCGGTAAAGAAAATACCACCATTATTGATGGCGCGGGCGATGCTAAAGCTATTGAAGCACGTGTGAAACAGATTCGCACGCAAATTGAAGAAGCAACTAGCGATTACGATAAAGAAAAATTGCAAGAACGTGTCGCTAAATTGGCGGGCGGTGTTGCATTGATCAAAGTCGGCGCCGCAACTGAAGTTGAAATGAAAGAGAAAAAAGCGCGCGTTGAAGATGCTCTGCATGCAACCCGTGCAGCGGTTGAGGAAGGCGTAATACCGGGCGGTGGCGTAGCACTGTTGCGCACGATCCCGATTGTCAAGAAAACTAAAGGCGACAATCATGATCAAGATGCCGGTATTAAAATTGTACTGCGCGCTCTCGAAGAACCATTGCGCCAGATCGTCACTAACTGCGGCGATGAGCCCTCAGTTGTCGTAAATAAAGTCACAGAAGGCCAAGGTAATTTTGGTTACAATGCTGCAACCAGTGAATATGGTGACTTAGTAGCAATGGGCGTGCTGGATCCTACCAAAGTAACCCGTTCTGCATTACAAAATGCAGCTTCTGTTGCTAGTTTGATGCTGACCACCGATGCTATGGTCGCTGAATTGCCGAAGGAAGAAGCACCAGCCGGTGGCGGTATGGGTGGCATGGGCGGTATGGGCGGTATGGGCGGCATGGATATGTAA